GCAGAACTACCTTGCCGTCGGCGGCCGCTCGCCACTGGTGGAAATCACCTTTCGGCAGGCGAAGCGTCTGGAAGCGGAGCTCTGGTTCAGGGGACATCACCTGCCGGTGTACGTGGGGATGCGCAACTGGCATCCATTCTTGCACGACACACTCGCGATCATGCAGGCGCGGCGGGTGCACCGCGCTGTGGGCATCATCTTATCCCCGCAACGCTCGCCGGCTGGATGGGACCGTTACGTCGAGGATGTTGCGGCCGCTCGCACCCGGATCGGACGTGACGCCCCAGTGGTGGACCTGGTTCCAAGCTGGCACAAACACGAGGGCTTTCATCGCGCCGTGGCCTGCCGCGTGGCGCAAACCCTCGCACAAGTGGCGGAAGCGGATCGGCCGCAAGTTCCGCTGATCTTCACGGCTCACAGCCTGCCCGTCGCCATGGCATCGAAGTCTCCGTACGTGGAACAGCTCGAAAACTCCGCCCGGGAGATTGCCGCCCGCTTGCGTCACGAGGTCTGGCGGCTCGCGTTTCAAAGCCGGAGTGGACCGCCATCCGAGCCCTGGCTCGAGCCGGATATTTCGCAATGCATCGCCGAACTGGCGCGCTCTGGTGCAAAAACCGTCGTGGTTGCCCCGATTGGCTTTGTCGCGGATCACGTCGAAATTCTTTACGACCTCGATGTGGCGGCCCGCGCGACTGCCGAGCAAAACGGCGTACAGTTCCTGCGTGCGGGTACGGTCGGAGAACATCCGGCCTTTATCGGCATGTTGGCGGATCTCGTCGTGGCGCAACTGGCCGACGGATAAACATGACCCCGGGAGTGGTGATCGTGGGCGGCGGCATCTCCGGACTGGCCGCAGCCCATCGTCTCGTCCAGCGAGCCGAAGCAGCACGACGCTCTCTCGAAGTGACCATTCTCGAGGCCGCGCCGCGCCTGGGTGGTGCCATCGTTACCGAGCACATCCAGGACTTCGTGATCGAGGGCGGACCGGATTCGTTCCTCACGGAAAAACCCTGGGCTCTGGAACTCAGCCGGGAACTGGGCCTCGAACCCCACCTGGTGGGCACCAACCAGGCATATCGCCGAACGTACATTGCCCACCGCGGGCGATTGCACCCTTTGCCCGAAGGTTTCCTCTTGCTCGCGCCCACGCGCCTCTGGCCGTTTGCGCTCTCCCCCTTGTTCTCCTGGAGCACCAAGTTGCGGATGGCGGCGGAGGTGTTGCTGCCAAGAGGGAGAGTGCGGGATGACGAGAGCCTTGCCTCGTTTGTCCGGCGCCGCTTTGGCCGCCGCGCCGTTGAGCTTGTGGCCCAACCTCTCATTGGAGGGATTTACTTGGCCAAAGCCGAACGACTGAGCCTGCGGGCCACGATGCCCCGCTTTCTCACCATGGAGGAACAACACCGCAGCATCATCCTGGGTATGCGTGCCCAGGCACGCCGCCTGGCAAAAACAGCGAGCGGTTCGGGCGCTCGCTGGAGTTTGTTCGCCTCCTTCGACCACGGATTGCAGGCGCTGGTAGATGCTTTAACCCAGCGGCTGCGCTCAACCCGGGTTTGTCTCTCCACCGCAGTCATACGTATCGAGAGGCGAGGGCCGGGGTGGTCGGTCGTCACCGAACGCGGTACCAGCTATTCAGCCAATGCAGTCATCCTGGCCGTGCCTGCGAGTCGCGCGGCAAGCCTGGTGCGAGAATCCTGCCCGGACTTGGCGCGCGAGCTCGATCGGATCCCGACGCTGCCCTCGTTGACGGTCAACCTCGCTTATCCGCACGCCTCGATGGGCACCGGGGTGACGGGTTTTGGCGTGGTGGTGCCCCGCACCGAGGGCTACCGCACCTGGGCTTGTACCTTGAGCCACCGGAAGTACCCTGGGCGAGCACCCGCAGGGGCGTTGCTGCTGCGGGCGTTCCTCGGCGGAGAGGACGAAGCCGAGATTTTGAACTGGGAAGAGGGTCAAATTGTCGCGTTGGTGCGGCGCGAAGTGGAATCTCTCTTGCAAATCGAGGGAATGCCGCTGTTTGCGCGCGTGCACCGTTACCCTCACACCATGCCGCTCTACGAAGTCGGTCACTTGCACAAAGTGCAACGCATCGAAGAGTGCCTTTCGGCCGAGCCCACGTTGGCGCTGGCCGGCAACTCCTACCGCGGGGTCGGGCTTCCGGACTGCATCCACTCCGGACAGCAAGCCGCGGAGAAGCTGTGGAAAGCGGCGGCTACACTCTATCCCTCGGCAGAGCAACCGGCACGAAGCGCGGGGGCCGCCGGCGTCTGACACGCCGCAGGTCGACAGCTCCACTCGCCGTTGATAAAACCGCCCCGCGCGCCCAGGCGCGCAATTTCTTTCGAGGTGATCGTACATGGCAAGCTGGCTCGTCGTTCCACCGGGAGAAAAAATTCGCTGCGTCCAAGGCAAGCTGGAAGTGCCGGACCAGCCCATCATACCTTTCATCGAGGGTGACGGCACCGGGCCGGACATCTGGCGTGCCGCTCAGCGCGTGTTCGATGCGGCGGTGGCCAAAGCCTACGGCGGCAAGCGCAAGATTGCTTGGATGGAAGTACTGGCGGGAGAAAAATCGTTCAACAAGCTCGGCACCTGGCTGCCCGACGAGACCGTGCAGGCATTCCAGGACTACATCGTTGGCATCAAGGGCCCGCTGACAACGCCGGTCGGCGGCGGGATTCGCTCGCTCAACGTGGCACTCCGGCAACTACTGGACTTGTACGTGTGCTTGCGGCCGGTGCGCTATTTCCGCGGGGTGCCCAGTCCGGTCAAGCAACCCGAACTCGTGGACATGGTTATCTTCCGCGAAAACACGGAAGACATTTACGCCGGCATCGAGTGGCCTGCCCTCTCGCCCGAAGTGCGTAAGGTGATTGACTTCTTGCAAAACCAAATGGGCGTCAAAAAAATCCGCTTCCCGGAAACCAGTGCGATTGGCGTGAAGCCTGTGTCCATCGAGGGCAGCGAGCGCCTCGTACGCGCGGCTATCGAGTATGCCCTGCGCTACCAGCGCCGCAGCGTGACCTTGGTCCACAAAGGCAACATCATGAAATTCACCGAGGGCGGCTTCCGGGATTGGGGTTACGCCTTGGCCAAGCGCGAGTTTCGCCAGCAAATCGTCACCGAGCGCGAAAGTTGGATCCTCGCCAACAAAGAACAAAACCCCCAGATCAGCATCGAGGAAAATGCGCGCCAGATCGAACCGGGCTACGACATGATGACGGCCGAGCAACAAGCCAAAGTTCGAGCCGAAGTGGAGCAAGGGCTGGCGCTGTGGGACTCGCACGGCAACGGCAAGTGGAAGAGCAAGTTACTGATTCGCGATACGATCGCGGACATCACGTTGCAGCAGGTTCTCACCCGCCCGCGCGACTTCGACGTGATCGCCACGCTGAATCTCAACGGCGACTACCTCTCCGACGCGCTCGCGGCTCAGGTAGGCGGTATCGGCATTGCACCGGGAGGAAACATCAACTACGTCACCGGCCACGCGATCTTCGAGGCCACACACGGCACCGCGCCCAAGTACGCAAACTTGGACAAAGTGAACCCCGGATCCGTAATTCTTTCTGGGGAAATGATGCTCCGTCACCTCGGCTGGAACGAAGCCGCCGACCTCATCATCCGCGGCATGGAAGGAGCGATTGCAGCGAAAACCGTGACCTATGATTTCCATCGCTTGATGGAAGGCGCCAAACTCGTTCGCTGTTCAGAATTCGGTCAGGCTGTGATTGACCACATGTAAGTGCCCGCGACCCCGAACGGCGGTGGCTATGCCCGAGCCGCGGCTCGGTTGTCGCCGCAAGGGCCGGCCGCCGTTTGGGCCCGCGCTCTTGGCGGCCCGAGAGACATCGTTGGCTGGCGGTGTCGTTGTGCCCACCTGCGCCATTCCAGCCGCGAGGCTTGCCCTCCCAACCGATTCGGGGCAATGTCGCAGCCGTTGGAGCCAAAGGGAGACGAACATGGCGGACGGGCCCAAGGTGATCGGTTCAGCGGTCATACCCTGCTTGCGTTACCGAGACGCACCCAAGGCCATCGAATGGCTATGTACGACTTTTGGGTTCGAACCGCACGCGGTCCATCGTGGCTCAGATGGCACCATTGCGCACGCCGAGCTCCGGCTGGGGGCCGGAATGATCATGCTCGCCTCCGCCACACCGAACGAGTTCGGCCGTTTGATGAAGCAGCCCGAGCATGTCGGAGCTCCGGTCACTCAGTCTGTTTACGTTGTGGTGCCCGACGTCGACAGGGTTTACGGCCAGGCGGTTCGAGCTGGCGCCACGATTGCGATGGGCATTACAGACGAACCACACGGGCGGGGTTTCAGTTGCTACGACCCCGAGGGACACTTGTGGAGTTTTGGAACTTACGACCCGTGGTGATGCCGAAAAAGCATGGTGCCGCACCGGCCCAGCCGATGCGGCACCGCTCTTGCCCAGTGTTCTCGACCGTATCCGCTGTTTCGGACGATCCGAGATTGTACCCCGATGCGGTCCCAGCCGACTACGCGGCCACTACGGCATCCGCGATCCTGGCCCGGGGCCGTGGCGGTAGAGGCCGATAGCGGTCACGCCAAGCGCGCCAGCAAGCCTGACAGAGGTCGTGCCGGCGGTCCCACCGGAAGCGGCCCATGTAACAGTACTTGGCCGGGCGCTGGCCGCAACTGCGGCAGATTTTGAGGTCCTTCCGTCTTCTCACCTTGAGTGGTTTGGCGTTGGTCATGGCTCAGAAGGCTACTCCCGCAGAAGGCGGAAATGCAAGGGCAAGGCTCGCGGGACCGCAGCTTGGCAATGTTACCGCCAACGATTGGCCGCCATGCCCAACTCGCCGGGCACCTCGGGCAACCCCAACCGCCAGGGTTGCCCGAGGGACCAAAGCCAGCGCGACCCACTATGGGGCGATGTAGTACTGCCCCATTAAGATGAACATCTCGTCCTCGGTGGTCACTCCACCGGTCAGCGGGCAGGCATCGCACAAGCCGTCACCCGCTCCCTCGCTGCTGTCGCACGAGGCGTTGCGTTGCCGTTGATTGTTGCCCGAACACGGCGCGCCTACCTTTCCCGCAACGCAATGAGTCGGCGTCTGGCACGGGCCGCCTACGCCGGGAATCGGTACCGGTGGTACCGGCGAGGTGGATTTCCGCTTCACCTCCTCGGGGTTGGTAAAGCCGTTGTCGTACAGCGCACAGTACGTGAAGGTGCGCTCACTGTCCGAAAGGGCATCGTACTTTCGCGGCGGGTCGAAGGGAAGCACTACCGGATCGTTGTAAATCAAGCTCACGTACAGCAAGCTCTCGTTGGGGTCGCGTTCCATCGGGCTCGGAGCGCCCGACAATACCGCGTTTACACCCCGCAAAATCTCCTCGACCGTTACGGAGCCGTCATCGTTGACATCCGCATCGACGCACCCCCTGATGCTTTCTTCTCCCAACGCGACCCGCACAGCCCGAACGATTTCGCTGACCACCACCTCACCGTTTTCGTCGCAATCACCCGCGCGCTGGCGTTTGAACGCCTTGCACGGGTAGCCCTGGCACACGTCGGGACTCGTAAAGTCGTAGCCCAGCGGGCTGCAAGCCTGCCCGGCGTTCGGACCTCCTTGGCAGGAAAACTCACCCTCGAAGGTCCGCCACCGCTTCATGCGCTTATGGGCGTGGGAGCTCAGCTCGAACAACCGGGCAAAGCGTGGCAGCGTATAGTGACTGCAAATCTCCTTTGTTTGAAAGGGAGGGACGGGCGTCATTTTGAAGATCGTGCGCGTATCGAAAATCTGCAGCGACGGCGTCACTTGCTCCTCGGGCGGGGCAAATTCGAAGTTCAACCACGCCCGCAATAATCCCGGTTTGTCGGTCAAATTGAACGCGTGCGAATTCCAAATGATCATGCCTCGGATGGGCACCTCGCGGTAGACTCCGTGCGGAAAACGAAACTCCGAAGCGGTTTCCTGCGTACCCGTGAAGCCGGACGAGGCCAGCCCCAGATTGAGATCTTGCGGGCCAAAACCAATACACGCAA
This sequence is a window from Candidatus Binatia bacterium. Protein-coding genes within it:
- the icd gene encoding isocitrate dehydrogenase [NADP], encoding MASWLVVPPGEKIRCVQGKLEVPDQPIIPFIEGDGTGPDIWRAAQRVFDAAVAKAYGGKRKIAWMEVLAGEKSFNKLGTWLPDETVQAFQDYIVGIKGPLTTPVGGGIRSLNVALRQLLDLYVCLRPVRYFRGVPSPVKQPELVDMVIFRENTEDIYAGIEWPALSPEVRKVIDFLQNQMGVKKIRFPETSAIGVKPVSIEGSERLVRAAIEYALRYQRRSVTLVHKGNIMKFTEGGFRDWGYALAKREFRQQIVTERESWILANKEQNPQISIEENARQIEPGYDMMTAEQQAKVRAEVEQGLALWDSHGNGKWKSKLLIRDTIADITLQQVLTRPRDFDVIATLNLNGDYLSDALAAQVGGIGIAPGGNINYVTGHAIFEATHGTAPKYANLDKVNPGSVILSGEMMLRHLGWNEAADLIIRGMEGAIAAKTVTYDFHRLMEGAKLVRCSEFGQAVIDHM
- the hemH gene encoding ferrochelatase, coding for MYDAVLLVAFGGPRSPDEIAPFLAHVTEGRNIPPERLEEVRQNYLAVGGRSPLVEITFRQAKRLEAELWFRGHHLPVYVGMRNWHPFLHDTLAIMQARRVHRAVGIILSPQRSPAGWDRYVEDVAAARTRIGRDAPVVDLVPSWHKHEGFHRAVACRVAQTLAQVAEADRPQVPLIFTAHSLPVAMASKSPYVEQLENSAREIAARLRHEVWRLAFQSRSGPPSEPWLEPDISQCIAELARSGAKTVVVAPIGFVADHVEILYDLDVAARATAEQNGVQFLRAGTVGEHPAFIGMLADLVVAQLADG
- a CDS encoding glyoxalase, producing MADGPKVIGSAVIPCLRYRDAPKAIEWLCTTFGFEPHAVHRGSDGTIAHAELRLGAGMIMLASATPNEFGRLMKQPEHVGAPVTQSVYVVVPDVDRVYGQAVRAGATIAMGITDEPHGRGFSCYDPEGHLWSFGTYDPW
- the hemY gene encoding protoporphyrinogen oxidase, which codes for MTPGVVIVGGGISGLAAAHRLVQRAEAARRSLEVTILEAAPRLGGAIVTEHIQDFVIEGGPDSFLTEKPWALELSRELGLEPHLVGTNQAYRRTYIAHRGRLHPLPEGFLLLAPTRLWPFALSPLFSWSTKLRMAAEVLLPRGRVRDDESLASFVRRRFGRRAVELVAQPLIGGIYLAKAERLSLRATMPRFLTMEEQHRSIILGMRAQARRLAKTASGSGARWSLFASFDHGLQALVDALTQRLRSTRVCLSTAVIRIERRGPGWSVVTERGTSYSANAVILAVPASRAASLVRESCPDLARELDRIPTLPSLTVNLAYPHASMGTGVTGFGVVVPRTEGYRTWACTLSHRKYPGRAPAGALLLRAFLGGEDEAEILNWEEGQIVALVRREVESLLQIEGMPLFARVHRYPHTMPLYEVGHLHKVQRIEECLSAEPTLALAGNSYRGVGLPDCIHSGQQAAEKLWKAAATLYPSAEQPARSAGAAGV